From Ignavibacteria bacterium, one genomic window encodes:
- the nuoB gene encoding NADH-quinone oxidoreductase subunit NuoB, with the protein MGLNEQIARDGFVTTTVDSLITWAQKNSLWPMPMGISCCAIEMMAFGGPRADSSRFGSERFSFSPRQADLMIVAGTVTYKMSWVVKKIWDQMPDPKWCIAMGVCTSTGGMFRSYPVVQGIDQFLPVDAYVSGCPPRPEALMNALLFIQDKVAQSKPQLLNLGKDTGDIRRSDLIVTP; encoded by the coding sequence ATGGGATTGAACGAACAGATCGCTCGTGACGGATTCGTCACAACAACTGTTGACTCGCTGATCACCTGGGCTCAAAAGAATTCCTTGTGGCCGATGCCAATGGGGATTTCTTGCTGTGCGATTGAGATGATGGCCTTTGGGGGTCCGCGAGCTGACTCTTCTCGCTTTGGGTCTGAACGATTCTCGTTCTCACCGCGCCAAGCAGATCTTATGATCGTAGCCGGTACGGTTACGTACAAGATGTCTTGGGTCGTAAAGAAGATCTGGGACCAGATGCCCGATCCAAAGTGGTGCATCGCAATGGGTGTATGCACGTCCACTGGCGGCATGTTCCGCTCCTATCCTGTTGTGCAAGGGATCGATCAATTCCTCCCGGTTGATGCCTACGTATCGGGATGTCCGCCACGTCCAGAAGCACTGATGAATGCATTGTTGTTCATCCAGGACAAGGTTGCACAGTCAAAACCGCAGCTTCTGAATCTTGGCAAGGATACTGGCGACATTCGCCGTTCTGACCTTATCGTAACACCGTAA